From a single bacterium genomic region:
- a CDS encoding amidohydrolase family protein — MIIDVHAHITYHRFPEFVQKLNRKEFTAEILLKRMDMERIDKSVILPLSNPENADQFGVSNIFEALEAARKYPDRLIAFCNVDPRAMMNSPEADLSKVLTVYKEMGCKGVGEVCSNIYFDDKRAMNLFYHCGECKMPIIFHMADRIGGVYGLVDDIYIPRLEKVLKEFPKTIFIGHAPAFWAEIDGNVDIETRGHYPKGKIKKPGRLQELLKKYPNLYGDLSAGSGYNAISRDPDFGYKFLEEFNNKLLFGTDRFTSADEPIPDIIPFIKNAFEENKISKGAYDNITHKNAQKIIGE; from the coding sequence ATGATAATTGATGTACATGCACACATAACCTACCACAGGTTTCCTGAGTTCGTTCAGAAACTTAACAGGAAAGAATTCACTGCTGAAATTCTACTTAAAAGAATGGATATGGAGAGGATCGACAAGTCTGTTATCCTTCCATTAAGTAATCCAGAAAATGCTGACCAATTTGGCGTAAGCAATATCTTTGAAGCGCTTGAAGCTGCAAGAAAATATCCTGACAGATTAATCGCTTTTTGTAATGTTGATCCCAGAGCAATGATGAATTCTCCTGAAGCTGATTTGTCAAAGGTTCTAACGGTTTATAAGGAAATGGGATGTAAAGGGGTGGGAGAAGTCTGTTCTAATATTTATTTTGATGATAAGAGAGCCATGAATCTCTTTTATCATTGTGGAGAATGCAAAATGCCTATTATTTTTCATATGGCAGATAGAATAGGCGGTGTTTATGGATTGGTGGACGATATTTACATACCAAGATTAGAGAAGGTACTCAAGGAATTTCCAAAAACTATTTTTATAGGTCATGCACCGGCATTCTGGGCAGAGATAGATGGAAATGTAGATATTGAGACTCGTGGACACTATCCAAAAGGTAAAATAAAAAAACCAGGGAGATTGCAGGAGCTCTTAAAAAAATATCCTAATCTTTACGGCGACCTTTCTGCCGGAAGCGGATATAATGCTATTTCGAGAGATCCTGATTTTGGATACAAATTTCTTGAGGAATTTAATAACAAACTTCTTTTTGGAACAGATAGATTCACATCCGCTGACGAACCAATACCCGATATCATACCCTTTATCAAAAATGCCTTTGAAGAAAATAAAATTTCTAAAGGAGCTTATGATAATATAACCCATAAAAACGCTCAAAAAATCATTGGAGAATAA
- a CDS encoding AraC family transcriptional regulator — MKKSKSNTTKKQVMDFVDKEFSFTTSITRGKSSNRSGESHYHIFEIELQYVRYGSGAYFVKDRKYPLKEDSILIIHKGEVHNYIKGDSLAPMDRVYLAFNPSIFRNTQYTYKKLISHITECKKNFSHQVSFPPEESQRADLIISNITSEWENKKLHYREAIVNLLLELFIIIHRSFSFSASGTSTHKKIESTVQDKLISKVISYIDKNYRNPLHLATLSRHVFRSSYHLSHIFKDVTGFNFKEYLINKRIMKAKNLLESESDIKVISVAEDVGFSNLSTFNRDFKRLTGINPSEYRKFCTHFRKK; from the coding sequence ATGAAAAAATCAAAATCTAATACTACCAAAAAACAAGTAATGGATTTTGTAGATAAAGAATTCTCTTTTACAACATCGATAACCAGAGGTAAATCATCTAACAGGTCAGGAGAGTCGCATTATCATATTTTTGAAATAGAATTACAATATGTAAGATACGGAAGCGGAGCCTATTTTGTAAAAGACAGAAAATACCCGCTTAAAGAGGATTCTATTTTAATAATTCATAAAGGAGAAGTTCATAACTATATTAAAGGAGACTCGTTAGCTCCTATGGACAGGGTATATCTTGCTTTTAATCCATCTATATTTAGAAATACACAATACACATATAAAAAACTAATCTCCCATATTACTGAATGCAAAAAAAACTTCTCTCATCAAGTATCATTCCCTCCTGAGGAAAGTCAAAGAGCAGATTTGATTATTTCCAATATAACCTCTGAATGGGAAAACAAAAAACTGCATTACAGAGAAGCAATAGTAAACCTGCTTCTGGAGCTTTTTATAATTATACATAGATCCTTTTCTTTTAGTGCTTCTGGAACCAGCACACATAAAAAAATTGAATCAACTGTACAAGACAAGCTTATAAGCAAAGTGATTTCTTACATAGATAAAAATTATCGAAACCCTTTGCATCTGGCAACTCTGAGCAGGCATGTCTTCCGTTCTTCATACCATCTTAGCCATATTTTTAAGGATGTTACAGGATTTAATTTTAAAGAATATCTAATAAATAAACGCATTATGAAAGCCAAGAATCTTCTTGAGTCAGAATCAGATATAAAAGTAATATCTGTAGCTGAGGATGTTGGATTCTCTAATCTCAGCACCTTTAACAGGGATTTCAAACGCCTTACAGGAATCAATCCATCAGAATACCGCAAGTTTTGCACACATTTCCGCAAAAAATGA